The Enhydrobacter sp. sequence ATCTCGGCCTGCGCGTCCTGAGCGAAGCGCCCTTCCTGCTGCGCGGCGACGACGGGAAGAGGAGCGTCGCGCTGCAGGTGCTGAGCGTCGAAACGGCGGACAAGTCGGCGGTCGATCTCGACCTGGTGGGCCCGCGCTTTGCCGAGACGCTGCGGCAGCTCTGGGCGGGCGCGATGGAGAATGACGGGCTGAACACGCTGGTGCTGCGCGCCGGCCTTGCCTGGCGCGAGGTGGCGCTGCTCCGCGCCTATGCCAAGTATCTGCGCCAGGCCGGTATCGCCTTCAGCCGCGAATACATGGAGCGCACCCTGGCGGCCTATCCGGCGATCGCGCGCGGCATGGTCGATCTCTTCATCGCCCGCTTCGACCCGGCGCTCGGTGCGGCCGACGCCGATGCGCGCAAGGGCCGCCTGGAGGCGATCGAAGGCGCGCTGTCCAACGCGCTCGACTACGTCACCACCCTCGACGAGGATCGCATCCTGCGGCGCTTCCTCAATGCCGTGCATTGCAGCCTGCGCACCAACTACTGGCAGAAGGACGAAGCCGGCGCGCCCAAGGAGTGGATTTCCTTCAAGATCGACAGCCGGGCGATCGACGATCTGCCCGCCCCGCGCCCGCTGGTGGAGATCTTCGTCTACAGCCCGCGCATGGAGGGGATCCACCTGCGTGCCGGGCGCGTGGCGCGCGGCGGCATTCGCTGGTCCGACCGGCGCGAGGACTTCCGCACCGAGATCCTGGGCCTGATGAAGACCCAGGTCGTGAAGAACGCCGTGATCGTGCCGACCGGCTCCAAGGGCGGCTTCTATGTGAAGCGGCCGCCCTCGGGCGGCACGCGCGAGCAGATCCAGGCCGAAGGTGTCCGCTGCTACCAGACCCTCGTCCGCGGTCTGCTCGATCTCACCGACAACTACGCCGGCGGCGCGATCACGCCGCCGCCGGATGTCGTACGGCACGACGGCGACGATCCCTATCTCGTGGTCGCCGCCGACAAGGGCACCGCCACCTTCTCCGATATCGCCAATGCGCTGGCGCGCGAGTACGGCTTCTGGCTCGACGATGCCTTCGCCTCGGGCGGCTCGGCGGGCTACGACCACAAGAAGATGGGCATCACCGCGCGCGGCGCCTGGGAATCGGTGAAACGCCATTTTCGCGAGCTCGGCACCGACATCCAGCGTACGCCGTTCACCGTTGCCGGAGTGGGCGACATGTCGGGCGACGTGTTCGGCAACGGCATGCTCTTGTCGAAGGAGATCAAGCTGGTCGCTGCCTTCGACCATCGTCATATCTTCATCGATCCCGCGCCCGATCCGGTCGCGAGCTGGACCGAGCGCAAGCGCCTGTCCGACCTGCCGCGCTCCTCCTGGATGGACTACGACAAGGCACTTCTCTCGGTCGGCGGCGGCGTCTACGACCGGAACGCGAAATCGATCGCGCTGTCGGAGGAGGCGCAGGCCGCTCTGGGCATCGACCAGCCGACGATGACACCGGTCGACCTGATGCGCGCCATCCTGAAAGCGCCTGTCGATCTTCTCTATTTCGGCGGCATCGGCACCTACGTGAAGGCCTCGGGCGAGACCAATGCCGATGCGGGCGACCGGGCCAACGACGCGCTGCGCATCAACGCCGCCGATCTCAGGGCGCGCGTCGTCGGCGAGGGCGCCAATCTCGGCTTCACCCAGCGCGGACGGATCGAAGCGGCGCGCGCCGGTCGCCGGATCAACACCGACGCGCTCGACAATTCGGCGGGCGTCGACACGTCCGACCACGAGGTGAACATCAAGATCGCCACCGGCGCCGCGATCGAGCGCGGCGAGCTCGCCGCGGCCGACCGCGACGCCCTGCTGTTCGGCATGACCGAGGAGATCGCGGCGCTGGTGCTCCGGAACAATTATCAGCAAAGCCAGGCGATCAGCGTCGCAGTGGCGCAGGCCGCCGAGGAGCACGACCGCCTCGAGCGCTTCATGCGCGATCTCGAGCGGCCTTTGGAGCGTCAGGGCCGGCTCGACCGCGCCGTCGAGTTCCTGCCCGACAGCGCAGCGATGCGCATGCGGGCGCAGAATCGCCAGTACCTCACCCGGCCCGAGCTCTCGGTGCTGCTCGCCTACGCCAAGATCGACCTCACCGACCAGATCCTCGATTCGGACCTGCCGGACGATCCGCTGCTGGTCGGCGAGCTGCTGCGCTATTTCCCGACGACCTTGCAGCAGCGGCTCGGGGACGTGATCCGCGAACATCGCTTGCGGCGCGAGATCGTCACGCTGCAGGTCGTGAACTCGCTGGTCAATCGCTGCGGCCCCACCTTCGTTCGCAGCGTCGCGCAGCGCACCGGAGCCACGGGCGATGCCATCGCGCGCGCCTTCGCGGTGGTGCGCGACGCCTGGAAGCTGCGCGACCTCTGGGCCGACATCGAAGCGCTCGACCAGACGCTGAAAGCCGAGGCGCAGACCCGCATGCTGGTGGCCTCGCAACGCTTCCTCACGCGAGCGGTGCAGTGGACGCTGCGCCGCCTGCCGCAGCCGCTCGACACGATGGCGGCGACCGATCTGCTGCGCGCAGCGGTGGCCGCGCTGGACGATCTGCCGCCGGCGCTGATCGGTCCCGCGGAAAGCGCGGCGCTGAACGAACGCGCGGCGACCTTCGAGGCGCTGGGCGCGCCGCCACCGGTGGCCCGCAGAGCCGCATCGCTCGACACGCTGGCCGCCGCCGGCGACCTGATGCAGGCGGCCCGCGCCAACGGTTGCAGCCTCGAGGAGGCGGCCCGCCTTTACTTCAGGCTGGGCGAGCGGCTGTCGCTGGCGGCCCTCGGCAACGGCGCGCAGAAGCTGCCGCGCGAAGGGCAATGGCCCTCGCAGGCGGCGCTGTCGATGCTGGACGACCTCGCCGGCTTGCACGCCGATCTCCTGGCTTCGGTCCTGCGCGCCGCCGGGCCGCGAATGGCAGGCGATGCCGACGCGGCGCTGGCGCGCTGGGGCGAGGGCCGAAAGCTCGCACTCGAGCGCGTCGACCGGCTGAGGGACGAGCTTGCCGCGGCGGGCCAGCTCGATCTCGCCATGCTCTCGGTCGCGGCAGCCGAGTTGCGCGGGCTTGTCTGAGGCGGGATCATCGCCACATCGGCGGCGCGACATTGGAGGAAATCATGGACGACAAGGCCCCCATCGATAAAGGCGATGCCGAATGGCGCCAGGAGCTCGATCCGCTGCAGCATCACGTGCTGCGCGAGCATGGCACCGAGCGGCCCTTTACCAGCCCGCTGAACAACGAGAAGCGCAAAGGCGTTTTCCGTTGCGCGGGCTGCGGCCAGCCTTTGTTCGATTCCTCGACCAAATACGAAAGCGGCTCGGGCTGGCCGTCGTTCTGGGCGCCGATTCCCGACGCCATCGGCACCTCGGTCGACAAGAGTCACTTCATGACCCGTATCGAAGCTCATTGCGCCAAGTGCGGCGGCCATCTCGGCCATGTCTTTCCCGACGGCCCGCAACCGACAGGCCAGCGCTACTGCATGAACGGCGCCGCGCTGAAGTTCGAGGAGAAGAAATAGCCTTCTTTTGGACCGCGCGCTTCCAGCGCGCCCTCATGAGCGCGCAGGATGCGCGCGGTCCAGAAGAGATCAAAGTCCCTTCAGGAACTCGACCAGCAGCCGGTTCACCTCTTCCGGCCGTTCCTGTTGCACCCAGTGGCCGGCGCCATCGAGGATGTGGCTGCCGCGCAGCCCGGGCAGCGTCTTGGGATAGGCGTCGAGCTGGCTTTGTGCGGCGGGGAACTTGAGAACACCGTCGCGGCTGCCGGCAATGAAGAGCGAGGGCTGGCGGATGGGCAGGCCGCGCCAAGGCGCGGCAAGCTCCCAGTTGCGCCGCAGGTTGCGATACCAGTTCAGCCCGCCGCGAAAGCCGGTGCGCGCGAATTCCTGGACGTAATAGTCGAGATCCTCCGGCCCCAGCCAGGCCGGCAGCGCCGGCGGATCGACCGTGTTGCCGAGCAGAGTGCCGGTCGTGAGACGGGCGAAACCCTTGCCCTTCTCGGTATGATCGCCGCTCGCGGTGAAATAGAGTCGGCGCAGCGCGCCTTTGATGTCGGCCTGCAGCTCGGCCTCGGGCACACCGGGCTTCTGGAAATACTGCAGGTAGAAGTCGTGGATGCCGAGCTTGTCGAGGGCGGTCAGGATATCGACATAGCCCGGTGGCGCGTAGGGCACGCTCATGGCGCACACCGCCGGAAAGAGATCGGGCCGCCAGAGCGCGGCATGCCAGGCGACCGGTGCTCCCCAGTCGTGACCCACGATCACGGCGCTGGTCTCGCCCAGCGCCTTCGTGAGCTCGGCCATGTCGCCCACGAGCTGCAGCAGCGTGTACTGGTCGATCGCCTCGGGCGCCTCGGTGCCGCCGTAGCCGCGCATGTCGGGCGCCACGCAGCGGAAGCCGGCGGCGCTCACGCCGGCCAACTGATGGCGCCACGAATACCAGCTCTCCGGCCAGCCATGGCAGAACAGCACGAGCGGTCCGCTGCCGATCTCGGCGTAGCGCATATGGATGTTGTTCGCCGTGACCGTCTTGAGCGCCACGCCCGGCACCGGTGAGCTGCCCATGCCTCTTTCCTCCTCCAACGACATGGCGCGAGACTAGCCGCGAAGATGGGCCGGTTGCGACAGCCTTGCGCGCACCGAGGCGCGTGAGCCGAAGAGCAGCGAGCCAAGGAAGAAGAGGCTCGCGACCAGCACGATTGCCGGCCCGGAGGGCAGGCCGGCGTGGAACGAGACCAGGAGCCCGATCGCGGCCGACAGGAAGGCCATGGGCGCGGCGATGGCCGTCATCGACCAGACCTCGCGCGCCCAGAACGAGGCCGCCACCGCCGGCAGCAGCATCAGACCGAGCGCCATCAGCGTCCCGAGCGCCTGGAACGCCGCCACCATGTTCAGCACGGCAAGCGCCAGGAAGAGATAGTGATAGACCGCGCCGCGCACGCCCATCGCCGCCAGGAAGCCGGGATTGAAGCATTCGACGACCAGCGGCCGGTAGATCGCGGCCAGTCCGACCAGGGTCACGGTCGTGGCGCCGACCACGAGACAGAGCGCGGTGTTGTCGACGGCGAGGATGGCGCCGAACAGGATGTTCATCAGGTCGATCGCCGAGCCACGGAAGGAGACGATCATCACGCCGAGCGCAAGCGCGGTGAGATAGGCTGCGCCGAAGCTCGCATCCTCGCGCATGCGCGTGAAGCGCGCGATGGCGCCGGAGGCGAGGGCGGTCGCGATGCCGGCGGCGAAGCCGCCGAGGCTCATGGCCGGCAGCGACAGCCCGCCCAGCACGAAGCCGAGAGCGGCCCCCGGCAGCAGCGCATGGGCGAGCGCATCGCCCATCAACGTCATGCGCCGCAGGATCAGGAACACGCCGATCGCGGCGCCGCCTGTCGACAGCGCGAGGCTCGCGACCAACGCCCGCCGCATGAAGGCGAAATCGGCGAAAGGCCCGATCAGGCTGTCGTAAAGCATGGATGCGCGATCACGCGCTCAGCCGCATCGGCACCTCGCAGGCGCCGGCATGCTCGTCCCAGGCCTCGGCCATCGCGCGGGCGCGCCGGAGATTGTCGGCCGACAGCACCTCGGATGTCGGGCCCGCGGCGACCAGCTCGCGCGCCAGCAGGAGGCTGTGCGGAAAGTCCCGCCGCACCTGCTCGAGATCGTGCAGCACGGCAACGACGGTGCGCCTCTCGGCGCGCCAGCGCCGGATGACCTCCATCAGGTCGGCGACCGTCTTGGCGTCGATCGCGGCGAACGGCTCGTCGAGCAGCACGAGATCGCCGTCCTGCAGCAGCAGCCGGGCAAACAGCACGCGCTGGAACTGGCCGACCGAGAGCGTGTCGATCGGCCGGCGCTCGAAGCCCCCAAGGCCGACCGCCTCGATCGCCTGCTCGGCAGCGCGGATGTCCGATCGCCCCGCCGCGGCGAAGCCGCCGAACCGCGCCCAGCGCCCCAGCAATACCGTGTCGAGGACGGAGATCGGGAAGCTGCGATCGATCTCGGCCTGCTGCGGCAGGTAGGCGATGCGCCGGGCGGCGCACTCGATGCGCCCCTCGATTCCTGGCACGAGACCCAGCAAGGCCTTCAGGAGCGTGCTCTTGCCGGCACCGTTCGGGCCGACCAGCGCCGTCATCTCGCCGACCGGGATGTCGACGGAAACGTGATGCACCGCCGGATGGCGGTCATAGCTCACGGTCAGATCGACCAGGCGAAGCGCCGCGCTCATGGGGCCTACACCACCAGCCAGACGCAGAGCCACAGCACCGCCGCGACGGCCAGGGCCGCCGCGACGCGGCTCGCCGCGCTCATCGCCAGCAGGGCCGTGCCGGGAGACGGAGGAAGGTGCATCGGCATTTTGTTATATTATTACCTATGGAGAGTCCAGCCGGCGCTAACCGTTTGTTGATTGGCTCGTGTCCGCGCGCATGCTCATCTTCGCTTCATGTCGATTTTTCGCTTGTCCGGCCGACGCGCGCTCCTTGTCGGCGGCGCATCGCTTGCAGGCGCGGCCTTGCTGACCGGTGAAGGCGGTTCGGCCCCGGCGCGCGAGACCTCTTCCGGTCCGTGGGCCATCGAGCTCTTCACCTCGCAGGGATGCAGCTCTTGTCCCCCCGCCGACCGCCTGCTAGGCGAGCTGGCGCGGCGGTCCGATATCGTGGCGCTCTCCTATCACGTCGACTACTGGGATTACATCGGCTGGAAGGACCGCTTCGCGACACCGGCGACGACGGCGCGCCAGCGCACCTACGCCAACGTCCTGAAGCAACGCTACGTCTATACGCCGGAGATGGTCGTCGACGGCATCGCCCACGATCCCGGCACGGCACTGGGCCCGATCGAGGCGCTTCTGGCCAAGGCGGCCCGCCGCACGCCGCGGCGCGCCACGCCGACATTGTTGCATCCGACCGGCGCGCCACTCACCATCAAGCTTGCGCCGTTCAAGCTCGAGGATGGCCCGGCCGACATCGTCTTCGCAGCCTACGACCGGCGGCGCAGCACGCCGGTACATGCCGGTGAGAACGACGGCCGCACACTCGAGAACTTCAACGTGGTGCGTCACTTCGAGGTCCTGAGCCAGTGGGACGGCACGGCGGCGCAATGGACCGTTCCCGCCGATCGCTTCAAGTCGGACCAGGGGCTGGCGGTGCTGGTCCAGCACGCCGGTCAGGGCCCGATTCTTGGCTGCAACAAGCTCGAGCCGATGGCCACCGGCTGAGCGCCGATTGTCATCCGCGGCCTTGCGTCGACCGCGGACGCGCGCGAAGGTGGCTGCATGTCGCTCAGTAGCGCCGCCGGCCGCCTGACGGCCGTCCTCGGTCCCACCAACACCGGCAAGACCTATCTCGCGATCGAACGCATGCTCGGCCACGAATCGGGCATGATCGGCTTCCCGCTGCGCCTGCTGGCCCGCGAGAATTATGACCGCATGGTGAAGATCAAGGGCCAGTCCCAGGTCGCGCTGATCACCGGCGAGGAGAAGATCACGCCACCCGGTGCCCGCTACTTCGTCTGCACCGTCGAATCGATGCCGGTCGAGCGTACGGTTTCGTTCCTGGCGGTCGACGAAATCCAGATGGCCGCCGACCCCGAGCGTGGCCACTTCTTCACCGACCGGATGCTGCACGCCCGCGGCACGAACGAAACGATGCTGCTGGGCGCCGACACGATCCGGCCAGTGCTGAACCGGTTGCTGCCGGACATCGACGTCGTGGCGCGGCCGCGCTTTTCCAAGCTGAGTTATGTCGGGCCGAAGAAGGCGACGCGCCTGCCGCGCCGTTCCGCCGTGGTCGGCTTTTCGGCGAGCGAAGTCTACGCCATTGCCGAGCTGATCCGCCGCCAGCGCGGCGGCACCGCGATTGTCATGGGTGCGCTCAGCCCACGCACGCGCAACGCCCAGGTCGAGATGTTCCAGTCGGGCGAGGTCGAGTATCTGGTCGCCACCGACGCGATCGGCATGGGCCTCAACATGGACGTGAACCATGTCTGGTTCGCGTCCCTGCGCAAATATGACGGCCGTACGCTGCGCCCGCTGCGCGCGGTCGAGCTGGCGCAAATCGCCGGCCGCGCCGGTCGGCACATGAACGACGGCACGTTCGGCACGACGATCGATGTCGGCGGCCTGGAGCCCGAGACCGTCGAGGCGATCGAGAACCATCGCTTCGATCCGCTGCGCGACGTGCAGTGGCGCAATTCCGATCTCGATTTTCGCTCGGTGCCGGCGCTGCTGTCGACGCTCAATGCACTTCCGCCCCATACCGCCTTGCAGCGCGTTCGCGAGCAAGATGACCAGCTCGCCCTGCAGGCACTCGGGCAGCGGTCGGAGTTTCTGCCGCGCCTGCACGCGCCGGGGCGGGTGAAGCTCCTGTGGGAAGTGTGCCAGGTGCCCGACTTCCGCAAGACCATGACGGAGGAGCACACGCACCTTCTCGGCGAGCTCTTCCGGCATCTGACGCAGGGCGGCGAGCGCCTGCCCGAGGACTGGATCGACGGTCACGTCAAGCGACTGGAGCGTTATGACGGCGACATCGACACGCTGATGGCGCGTATCGCACATGTGCGGACCTGGACCTATATCTCGCACCGCGCCGACTGGATCCAGCGGGCGGCGCACTGGCAGGAACGCGCGCGCGCGATCGAGGACAGACTTTCCGACGTACTACACCAGCGTCTGACGCAAAGGTTTGTCGATAGACGTGCTGCGCTGCTTGTACGAAGATTGCGTGATGAGGGTGAAATGACGACGTCGGTCGCCGAAGCAGGCGAGGTCATTGTCGAGGGCGAGCATCTCGGACGCGTCGAGGGCTTCCGCTTCGTGCCCGACGCGACCGAAGGCCAAGCCGATCAGAAGGCCGTCCTGACCGCGGCGCTGCGGGCGCTGCGCGAGAACCTGCCGGCGCGCCTGCAGGCTTTCACCTCGGCGCCCGATGGCGAGCTGGTCTTCGATTCGCAGTTGCGCGTCTGCTGGGGCGGCGGACCGGTCGCGCGTCTGCTGCCGAGCGGCGACGTGCTCGCGCCCAAGATCGAAGCCCTGCCCTCCGATCTCCTCGACGGCCCGGCGCGCGAGGACGTGCGCAAGCGCGCCGCCACGTGGGTCGAGACCCGCATCCGACTCGGGCTCAGCGAGTTGATGGATGCCCGGGCGACCGCCGAGCTGCCGGCAGGTGCGCGCGGCATTGTCTTCCAGCTCTGCGAGAATCTCGGCGTGCTGCCGCGCCGGCCGATCGAGCAGCAGCTTGCCGAGCTCGGCGACGAGGATCGCCGCGCGCTGGCGCGCCTCGGCGTGCGCATGGGCGTCTACTCGCTCTATTTCCCCAGCATGCTGAAGCCGGTGCCGATCAGGCTGCGCGCCGGACTTTGGATGGTGGCGCACGGGCGCGACACGATCCCGCCGCTGCCGGCCGAGGGACGAACCTCGACCGATCTGCCGCGTGATGCCGAGCGCGACTTCTACGCCGCCATCGGCTACCTGCCGCTCGGCGGCCACGCCATCCGTGCCGACATGGTCGAGCGACTGGCGGCGATGGCGCGCCAGGCGGTGCGCGAAAGCCGGGAGGCGGCACGCCGCGCGCAGCAGGACAAGAAGGCTGCAAGTCCGGGTCCGGCGGCGGCCGGCGAGCCCGCGCCGTCGACCGACGAGATCACCGAATGGGCAATCGTCGCCGCCGCCTTCGGCGAGGCCGAAGCGCGGCCGCCGGCGGCCGAGACTCAGCCGGCACCGGTGCCTGCGCAGCCTGCCGCCGAGGACGAGACGGCGGCAACGCCGACCGAACCGGTAGCGGAAGCCGCTCCGGCAGAGTCCGAGGCGGAGGCCGCGGCGCCGGCCGCGGCCGAAGCGGCCCCGGAAAGCGCCGAAGCCGACAGCGAAGCCGGGACACCGACGAAGGCGGAGCCCGCGCCACTGCCGCCCGGCCACTTCCGGGCGACGCCACAGATGATGTCGCTGGTCGGCTGCTCGGAACCGGAAATGGCCGACGTGATGCGCGCGCTGGGCTATCGCGTCCTGCCACCCGCGGAGGAAGGCGGGCCGCACAGCTTCTCGGTGAAACCGCGCTTCCTGCGCGAGCGCGAAGAGCAGCGCGAACGTCAGCGCCAGCAGCAGCGGCAATACCGCGAGCAGCGCCGTCGCGAACGGCCGGACCGTCCGAACGAGCGGCAGTTCTTCGCCGACAGCCCCGGCCGCGACGGGCCTCGGCGCGACAATGCCAAGCATCAGGGCCCGCGGCCCGATAACGCCAAAGGCGGATCGCGGGACGACCGCCGCGACGAGCGCCCGCGCGGACCGCGTCCACCGCGCCGCGACGCCGGCGGACCGGCCCTGCGGCTTTACGCCACCACCGAGAAGAAGGGCGACAACACCGCCGATTCTCCCTTCGCCAAGTTGCTCGAGCTGAAGCTCGGCGGGAAGAAGTAGCCGTCGCGGCCGCCGGCTTGGTGCAATGCGCCTCGACAAGTGGCTGTGGCAGGCCCGCTTCTTCAAGACCCGATCCTTGGCCACGCGCTATGTCGAAACTTCCCGATGCCGGGTCGACGGACGGGTGACCGACAAGCCGCACGCCGCCGTCGTCCCGGGCATGGTCCTCACCTTCGCCTTGGGATCGCGCGTCCATGTCGTCCGCATCCGCGCCCTCGGCGAGCGCCGTGGACCAGCGCCGGAGGCACGAGCGTTGTATGACGAAATCGAGCCGGACTGATCTGGAGCCTTGCGCCCGCTGCTCGAGCGCGTTAAGCACGCGCCGCTCGTGTCAGGAGCTTGTTGATGACCTATGTGGTTACCGAAGCTTGCATCAAGTGCAAGTACATGGATTGCGTCGAGGTCTGCCCGGTGGACTGCTTCTACGAGGGCGAGAACATGCTGGTCATCAATCCGGACGAATGCATCGACTGCGGCGTGTGTGAGCCGGAGTGTCCGCCGGCGGCAATCGTCCCGGATACCGAGAAGGGGATGGAGCAGTGGCTGGAGCTTAACAGGACCTACTCCACCCAGTGGCCCAACATAACCCGCAAGGGCGAGGCCCCGGCGGACGCCGATGCCTTCAAGGACGAAAAAGGCAAATTCGACAAGTATTTCAGCGACAAGCCGGGCGCGCGCTGACTCGTCGAGCCTTCTCCGGAAGGTCCTTCAAAGCTCTTTTGCCATAGCCATGCAGCTTTCGCATGGGCGAACCGTTGCGAAAATGCAACATAGCACGCGACTCCCGACCAAATTTCTGTTATAAAGCTTTCGTCGGTAGTGGTCCGGGTCCGGTCCGCCACTGGCTCGGTGACCCTATCGGTATCCGAAAACAACTTACCGATACCGGTCATCGGGTCAAGTGCGCAGGGGAGCGTGCGTGGCGGGTCGCGGTATCGCAATCGCGGGGCGAAGAGTGAAGGGAACAGACATGGCCAAGCCGAGGAAGCCGACGGCGAAGGCGAAGGAATTTGCCTTCGAGAAGGGTGATTTTGTCGTCTATCCGACCCATGGCGTGGGTCGCGTGATCGATATCGAGGCGAAAGAGATCGCCGGACACAAGCTCGACCTGTTCGTCATCTCGTTCGAGCAGGAGCGCATGATGCTGCGTGTGCCGGTAGCGAAGGCCAAGATCTCCGGCCTGCGCAAGCTGAGCTCCCGCAAGATCATGGAAAATGCATTGGTGACGCTCAAGGGTCGCAGCCGCGTGAGCCGCGCGATGTGGAACCGCCGCGCCCAGGAGTACGAGGCCAAGATCAACTCGGGCGATCCGGTGTCGATTGCCGAGGTGGTGCGCGACCTGCACCGCAATGCCGGTCAGCCCGACCAGTCGTACAGCGAGCGCCAGATCTACGAGGCCGCGCTCGACCGTCTGGCCCGCGAGCTGGCGGCTGTCGAGCGCATCGACAAGGATCTGGCGACGCAAAAGCTCAACAGCGTGCTGCAAAAGGTCGCGTAGGCGGCGGACCGGCGAATATCGAAGGCGGCGCGGAAGCGCCGCCTTTTTCATGGCTCGTGGCCGGACTCACGGCTGGACGATCTTGATCTGCGCGAGGCGCATCAGCGCCGCCGGACTGTCGACACCGTTCAAGGTCAGCAGCCGCTCCATCTGGTGGTCGCGATAGGGCATACGGGCGGCCAGTGCGGCCGCCGTCGTGCCCGCCGACGAGACCACACGGAGCCGATAGGGCTCGAGGGTCGCCGCCTGCGCATCCGACAGACTGTGGAAGCTCCGGACCGCCGCCGTCATGGCCTCGATGCGCCGGTCGCGGTCGGGGCCATCGCTCAGAAGATTGAAGTAGCAGATGCCCGTGCCGCGGCGCACCAGCACGTACCTGATTTGCGCCAGGCTCGTGTCGGAGCCGCGCGGCTTCGAGCCGATCGCGGCCTCGGCGCCGCCGATCTCCGTGGCCTGGATGTTGGTCGGCGTCGGCTTGAGCTCGTTGCGCATCCAGTCGTCGAGGCGTCCGGGCACCTCCTCGTTGGTGCAGGAGAAGTACAGGAGAGACCGGTCGCGCCCCACGCCCAGCACGCCATCATGCGCGTTGAAGAGGCGAAAATCCGGCAAGGCCGTGAAGGCAAGACGCATCGTCGGATGCAGGAAGGATGGACCGCGGACAAAGC is a genomic window containing:
- a CDS encoding helicase-related protein — translated: MSLSSAAGRLTAVLGPTNTGKTYLAIERMLGHESGMIGFPLRLLARENYDRMVKIKGQSQVALITGEEKITPPGARYFVCTVESMPVERTVSFLAVDEIQMAADPERGHFFTDRMLHARGTNETMLLGADTIRPVLNRLLPDIDVVARPRFSKLSYVGPKKATRLPRRSAVVGFSASEVYAIAELIRRQRGGTAIVMGALSPRTRNAQVEMFQSGEVEYLVATDAIGMGLNMDVNHVWFASLRKYDGRTLRPLRAVELAQIAGRAGRHMNDGTFGTTIDVGGLEPETVEAIENHRFDPLRDVQWRNSDLDFRSVPALLSTLNALPPHTALQRVREQDDQLALQALGQRSEFLPRLHAPGRVKLLWEVCQVPDFRKTMTEEHTHLLGELFRHLTQGGERLPEDWIDGHVKRLERYDGDIDTLMARIAHVRTWTYISHRADWIQRAAHWQERARAIEDRLSDVLHQRLTQRFVDRRAALLVRRLRDEGEMTTSVAEAGEVIVEGEHLGRVEGFRFVPDATEGQADQKAVLTAALRALRENLPARLQAFTSAPDGELVFDSQLRVCWGGGPVARLLPSGDVLAPKIEALPSDLLDGPAREDVRKRAATWVETRIRLGLSELMDARATAELPAGARGIVFQLCENLGVLPRRPIEQQLAELGDEDRRALARLGVRMGVYSLYFPSMLKPVPIRLRAGLWMVAHGRDTIPPLPAEGRTSTDLPRDAERDFYAAIGYLPLGGHAIRADMVERLAAMARQAVRESREAARRAQQDKKAASPGPAAAGEPAPSTDEITEWAIVAAAFGEAEARPPAAETQPAPVPAQPAAEDETAATPTEPVAEAAPAESEAEAAAPAAAEAAPESAEADSEAGTPTKAEPAPLPPGHFRATPQMMSLVGCSEPEMADVMRALGYRVLPPAEEGGPHSFSVKPRFLREREEQRERQRQQQRQYREQRRRERPDRPNERQFFADSPGRDGPRRDNAKHQGPRPDNAKGGSRDDRRDERPRGPRPPRRDAGGPALRLYATTEKKGDNTADSPFAKLLELKLGGKK
- a CDS encoding RNA-binding S4 domain-containing protein, coding for MRLDKWLWQARFFKTRSLATRYVETSRCRVDGRVTDKPHAAVVPGMVLTFALGSRVHVVRIRALGERRGPAPEARALYDEIEPD
- the fdxA gene encoding ferredoxin FdxA, with translation MTYVVTEACIKCKYMDCVEVCPVDCFYEGENMLVINPDECIDCGVCEPECPPAAIVPDTEKGMEQWLELNRTYSTQWPNITRKGEAPADADAFKDEKGKFDKYFSDKPGAR
- a CDS encoding CarD family transcriptional regulator — protein: MAKPRKPTAKAKEFAFEKGDFVVYPTHGVGRVIDIEAKEIAGHKLDLFVISFEQERMMLRVPVAKAKISGLRKLSSRKIMENALVTLKGRSRVSRAMWNRRAQEYEAKINSGDPVSIAEVVRDLHRNAGQPDQSYSERQIYEAALDRLARELAAVERIDKDLATQKLNSVLQKVA